A region of the Culex quinquefasciatus strain JHB chromosome 1, VPISU_Cqui_1.0_pri_paternal, whole genome shotgun sequence genome:
attattattattattattattattattattattattattattattattattattattattattattattattattattattattattattattattattattattattattattattattattattattattattattatttaattattattattattattattattattattattattattattattattattattattattattattattattattattattattattattattattattattattattattattattattattattattattattattattattattattattattattattattattattattattattattattattattattattattattattattattattattattattattattattattattattattattattattattattattattattattattattattattattattattattattattattattattattattattattattattattattattattattattattattattattattattattattattattattattattattattattattattattattattattattattattattattattattattattattattattattattattattattattattattattattattattattattattattattattattattattattattattattattattattattattattattattattattattattattattattattattattattattattattattattattattattattattattattattattattattattattattattattattattattattattattattattattattattattattattattattattattattattatttttgtttatttattcatgtAATTAAATATTTGAGAAGAAAGTTAATGTCAAATTCTTAATGTTTATGTTACAGTCCGGcctagattatccgaagcctagATTATATAAAGTATCGATTATTATCCGAAAGCTTCTAAGGAACTTCGAATAATGgaatcttaaaatttgaacaccgCCATTTTCGCCGatttaagttttgaatttttgattctttgatttaaaatttcaaaaacactaGAGCATTTTTAGGGTCAAATTTGAGCTGAACAACCCAAAAcaagacaaagaaaaaaaagattatgtTCATTACTTTCTTTGTGGCGTTAAAAGGTAGTATGTACTAAAGCATTGCTTGCCTTGCCTCTATAACCCAACCcggcctctagacgggcttcgatcaaaaaaatcgcctaaaatccatttttaaccaatttttgatctttaaaaagcattggaaagaagaactcttgaatTTTAGGATAATTTCTGGGGTTGGAAGATTGACTTGTATTATGTAACTTTGCCGATGTTTTtaatacagtaattttttagGGCTTAACTTTGTCTGTGTTTCTTTATATCTTatgaaaataagtatgcagtaatgttTGTAGTGTACCAGACTATCTCTTAAAGCATGTTTTactatttaaatgataatggtatcgttctatagtagaaaatgtgaaaaacaagcaaaaaaaaatgaaagtggctgtaaaaacatgaaaacactAGTAAGGCAAAAGGTTATGATGGGAGGTTACAGTAttagccaaatactatcaaatacaaacataaattaatcaagataaatacaaatcaaaatactaaaattgaaacaagaaaaatataaaacaagaggagtaaagtttttcgtaaaacaaaagttgctcaaaataacataatcttcaaaaaacattGGGCTGTAGATGGTTAATCACCCGTGGAAATGTGAATAATGACTGTTGTTACATCCACTCACCGGCGGCTTCCCCCGGTAGACGATTCCCGATAGAAATGGGGGATCGCACAAGAATGATCGTTCTACTACGATAAGGCatattttaatcaacaaaaAGTTTTGTTGATCACACATTCATACTTTCTTCCTACTTTTTGTAAGAACTAGAACTTTTTGtaagaaagaagaactcttaaaattttagaaaatttcagggttgggagtttaacttgttttatgtgacttagccagtgtttttaaaaatgtcatttttttaggggtcaactttggctgtgttttttactaacatttcctatactttcagtaaaaaaattatgcagtaatttttgtagtgtcccagactatgcctctacgcattttttcgcaatttaaatgatgatggtgccattctatagcagaaaatgtgaaaaacatgcaaaaaattgaaaaaatgactgtaaaaacgtgaaaaaattagataggcaaaatgtaattatagtagatggtagaataggccaaatactaccaaaaacaaacataaactaaacaagataaatgcaaattaaaatactaaaaataaaacaagaaaaacataaaacaagagaagtaaagtttttcgtagaacaaaagttgctcaaaatgacctcctgaacacgggaaaaataaatattttcgtaaaaaaaatttgggcagtagagggttaacataAAATTGTTACAATATTTACTGAAAAGTGAATGCTGCGAATACATTAATGATGTTATCAAAAatcagtcaaattaaaaaacatattctCGGATTCATCAAGCTATCAAAAAAAGGATTTCGTTTTTCTTGACTTCTATTTTATTATATATAAGTATaagtttaaaagaaattaaaaaaatcaagctggTTTATTCAAGATTAAATGAATAGTATATTTAtctttaaaattacatttttagaaCATTGCAGAGTTTTTCTGAGTCATGTTAAATTGTAACGATACCGTTGCCATggatgtttaaaaaatacaatttttcatgattttttcactttttcatgattttgttaaagattacattatttttgcctattgatttttaatttagcttttGAGAAGAgagatcaaaaaaatcaaataattcgctctacagcattgccttggcgttctcgattgcgagattcttacttgaaactaagtgtccgaaggcttaattgttgaggcaattgcaaacctctttttacaccttagctttcatccaccccgggattcgaactgaagacctttggattgtcagtccaactgcctaccagcgactccaccgagacagggccagggagacgactcctacacatggactgagctaacgacctaaccttttttttatgttagtccggggccaaaatttacttcccgtccgacggaaggcgtgatcagacaaatctcgtctcaaaacttgccaccgggaccttctgggatcgaacccaggccgactgggtgagatgcAACCACACTTACCCCTACATCACGGGTCCCGGCTGAAAAGAGAGATGAAAaccctaaaaaatatttttactgggcAAAATGGCGCAGAAAATTCaagatattttaataattttggttGTGAAAGATTGTTGAATTTTGCTctaatatgaaattcaaaaaaatgttaaaagataaaaaagatgcaaataagcgaaagtttttttaagttacgttcaaatttagtgaagattttttaagtttatcgaATAATTACATGTAATTAAGCATAAAATTACTTTCTGCAGGTATTTGCATTAAGTCAGTTTATACCTACTAATTTTACTATAACACTGGGGCTCAAACTATAGACCGATTCATTGTGggaatattttggaaactacaaattgatttttccaggtttttgatttttttaaattaaatatgtctttattgaactttcttataataattataattcattaacattctaagtggtatggctgaaagctcttcatctttgttgtatttttcgttttattatttactgttcacattcttacttgttccgcaagagttttgcaaccacgcagtgttgttgtcatctcgatgaaaatgttaagAAGTTcatgtggtgaaaacaggtcatcTTTTGATGCTGATTGGTTTTTCCCTCGGTGGTTGACTTAAACCAGGAGGTGTCAACggcaatagggacgtggcgttacatcgtgctgccatctggtttttttaagtgcaagagtggaaaagtgccgagtcatcgtctaaaaatagacggcgtcctatctcgcccagcaaaatgaagtcgataaagtagtcggtttcgatgagaaaaagtggaaaacgtggtctaaaaatagcgacgccatccccctatggctgcagatttggaaccactcgaacagatcccgctcctggtgacgccaatgcaggaaaatccacgtccgtgaaagctGGTGGATTTCTgccagtgttgcgttcctcacgcgctcacgcgctcttgagcgctcacttttcgctcattcgtgaggaggagcgctgcgcgagctagctcacgtttgcccgcgctcacgtttgctccacgctcgcgctggcgctcatatttcgctcacggagcgctcattttggacgtgttGCTAATCATTTAACGCTTTTGAAGCGcgggcatgttttttttttcaattctttatgGATTTTTTGCTTCAGGTGAAGTAGGGCTGTGGAATTATGACTTTGAGAACAAATGTTATGATAgatgaattggaatagcttattttcatcaacataaAATGTTGGATTCGCAAGGGGCAAATCATCTTTTAGACATAcagttaaatttataaatatttcagaatttaaagGCCTTTTGTAGCAGAGAGGTGCGGTATAGACGCCTGAATAAAAGGGCctgtaaaccttagaaaaacttacaaaacaattaattgatTCAAGAAGATTAATGCTTTGGTATGTTCGGCGGATCATTTCtataaggttagtctttatttggcaaatattttagaaaatagggtaacatttttgaaacagttctatttttaaatataagccTCAAAATTGCTAAGGGTTTAAATAACCAttttgactcaaatcaaataaattgacaatatttttcaccacgtATAGGGTGGCTCTTCTTCCAGCAAAaggattttattcaacacttccgcaaccaaacctaatgaaaaatttacataaattgtcaatattttaaaataaaatattcataaattgtcaatattttaaaataaaatatacataaattgacaaaaaaaattgtacataacagcaatacaatatggtccaatatggatttgatttgtgaacaaacagtgcatctattcacgtcaatgaatgtttacattatgaatttagttttttgttccttgttcgaaaatgtctagattttaaatagaacgtatATTTCCGTTCGCTGACCCAATCCATTTCATtgcttacttttgtttgttcgaccactttcttatttgtttttgctgcctgtgctgagatagttctggaaacttcgtttcaaacaggcagatgcttcaacagaaaaaaaaataactacctactttggctcaccagctcacgtgagcgcaaaacgctccggtgagcgtgagcgagcacgagctacctgataaaaactcacgctccagctggagcgagcaagccttccgtgagcgctagctcattcgcaaccctgttttctgcgacgatttggttggtgcctcgtcgtcgcttgctgccgaatttttacaaactcagcccgttttgggcagctccgattcttggtcgaatggtcgccaccacaattgaagcatttggcttcgatgttctcgttgattgattcgcaagcttgagttttgtgctcacctccgcaggttgcacaacgactcttgatgaagcAGTTCGaccattgtgtcacgtcacggtgcaccggacgataacgttcccaagtcacgatgatgttgaaaattgcccgaactgctttcagctcagacggcgttgtcgatcctttctttagatgaaccaggtacagctgagcacgatacttgatgtccttgttgtgtcttgtcatcttgaagacttcgagcacgttcaacttaagagtttttagcttttCTTCAGGGCTGTttgcctttaaaaaatatttgtttcaaaagtggcaaacatatgcactaatttaaaaaaaaatcaaaaactgcgactattttcaaaaacctaacctaaaaatttgggcataccaaatgcACCAC
Encoded here:
- the LOC119765671 gene encoding myb-like protein D, whose translation is NNNNNNNNNNNNNNNNNNNNNNNNNNNNNNNNNNNNNNNNNNNNNNNNNNNNNNNNNNNNNNNNNNNNNNNNNNNNNNNNNNNNNNNNNNNNNNNNNNNNNNNNNNNNNNNNNNNNNNNNNNNNNNNNNNNNNNNNNNNNNNNNNNNNNNNNNNNNNNNNNNNNNNN